In one Pasteuria penetrans genomic region, the following are encoded:
- a CDS encoding TetR/AcrR family transcriptional regulator → MRKKRYERVSVIFRAAIRIFSVHGFHEAKMDEIARLAGIAKGTIYYHFKSKEELFMCLIDEGMDRLLNCIINSLRNKKTSHERLRTLLETQLEFYNNNHELTKLLLTESLGSEQRQYHLRNKIRSYLDLIDGVLREGSRQGDFSFIHPRETATAIFGALSILSLDRFYNLESSVDECKEEKLAILYATAHQLLLP, encoded by the coding sequence ATGCGAAAGAAGAGATACGAGAGGGTTAGCGTCATATTTCGGGCCGCCATCAGAATATTTTCGGTACATGGGTTTCACGAGGCTAAGATGGATGAAATTGCAAGATTAGCCGGGATAGCTAAAGGAACAATCTACTATCATTTCAAAAGCAAAGAAGAGCTATTTATGTGTTTGATCGACGAAGGCATGGATCGGCTGCTCAATTGCATCATAAACAGTCTCCGCAACAAAAAAACATCACATGAGCGTCTGCGGACCCTGTTGGAAACACAATTGGAGTTTTACAACAACAACCACGAGTTGACGAAACTCCTACTAACCGAGTCCCTCGGTTCTGAACAACGCCAGTATCATCTCCGCAATAAGATTCGTTCCTATTTGGATCTCATTGACGGGGTGTTGCGTGAGGGGTCGCGCCAGGGGGATTTTTCTTTCATCCATCCGCGGGAGACCGCAACCGCAATCTTCGGGGCGTTGAGTATTTTATCGTTGGATCGATTTTATAACCTAGAATCGTCCGTAGACGAATGTAAGGAGGAAAAACTGGCTATTCTGTACGCTACGGCTCATCAGCTACTTCTTCCCTGA
- a CDS encoding putative polysaccharide biosynthesis protein, producing the protein MARNFAHGATFLFITMLLTKILGFLFWFPFRIIADESVVGLYNLTYPTYSIVLTIATAGIPTTVSKLVSERLACADSWGARRIFRAAVFVLTFTSVPASIFLWVGSPWIARIISKQETYDSMEIEPSLRVLSIAVLLVPLMGALRGYFQGQRRMAPTGVSQFLEQLVRVVVMIVLVYWFTAAGYSKSMVSAGAMSGALAGGIVALLFMVFLYGREYRKQLIQEEKIGFENVPISRYRSRAREHGSILVLARQIMRYALPISLASLSLPLFQGVDSLTFLRLPESVHIFDNKVAMGIYSRGEPYVNIITILSVVLAMNIIPTLSRYLKRGEINKIRSRIRRLWLITVAISLPATTLMGMLAPSLTILMAGDSRGSMVLTLLAVSAIFGNLSLVSSSILQGLGYDKVPIRHLFVVIILKLLGNLTLVPLLGSIEGVAWATIVAYAVACGLNTGYLLREVNLTVDFRHIVLKPLFCTAIMATLLLPPMIWLENHLTSTSRFLHLGTIIIIGTMGVAIYTALAFSFRLITSQDIATLPFGRRALIWWRGK; encoded by the coding sequence TTGGCACGCAATTTTGCACATGGTGCCACCTTCTTGTTCATCACCATGTTGTTGACAAAAATACTGGGATTTTTATTCTGGTTTCCTTTCCGAATTATTGCCGATGAATCCGTAGTTGGCCTGTACAATCTAACCTATCCCACTTATAGTATCGTACTTACTATCGCCACTGCAGGCATTCCAACTACCGTTTCTAAACTCGTTTCTGAGAGACTCGCTTGTGCGGATTCCTGGGGGGCTCGTCGTATTTTCCGTGCAGCCGTTTTTGTATTGACGTTTACTAGTGTTCCAGCGAGTATCTTTCTCTGGGTTGGGTCTCCTTGGATTGCTCGTATCATTTCAAAACAGGAAACATATGACTCCATGGAAATAGAGCCCTCCCTACGCGTTTTGTCCATTGCTGTTCTCCTCGTTCCCCTTATGGGGGCTTTACGGGGATACTTCCAGGGTCAGAGACGAATGGCACCCACCGGTGTTTCCCAATTCCTGGAACAATTGGTACGAGTAGTTGTTATGATCGTTTTGGTTTATTGGTTTACAGCCGCTGGTTATAGTAAATCCATGGTTAGCGCAGGAGCTATGTCGGGGGCTCTAGCAGGGGGTATAGTCGCACTTCTCTTTATGGTTTTTCTTTACGGGAGGGAATACCGAAAGCAGCTTATTCAGGAGGAGAAAATAGGGTTTGAAAATGTACCCATCTCCCGTTATCGCAGTCGAGCGCGGGAACATGGTTCTATTCTTGTGCTGGCGAGGCAAATCATGCGATATGCCCTTCCTATATCCCTGGCTTCTCTCTCCCTTCCCCTTTTTCAGGGGGTTGATTCCCTTACGTTTCTCCGTCTCCCCGAGTCCGTTCATATTTTCGATAACAAAGTTGCAATGGGCATTTATAGTCGGGGTGAGCCCTATGTCAACATCATTACTATTCTCTCTGTTGTGCTCGCAATGAATATTATTCCCACTCTTTCCCGCTATCTAAAAAGGGGGGAAATCAATAAAATCAGGTCAAGGATTAGGAGATTGTGGCTCATAACAGTTGCCATCAGCCTGCCCGCTACTACCCTGATGGGTATGCTTGCTCCCTCCCTCACCATACTCATGGCCGGGGATAGTCGGGGATCTATGGTGTTGACTCTCTTAGCAGTTTCCGCCATTTTTGGCAATTTATCCTTGGTAAGCTCAAGTATTTTGCAGGGTTTGGGGTACGATAAGGTTCCCATCCGCCATCTCTTTGTGGTTATTATTTTAAAACTGTTGGGTAACTTAACCCTCGTTCCCCTCTTGGGGAGTATCGAGGGTGTGGCATGGGCTACGATTGTTGCTTATGCCGTTGCCTGTGGCTTGAATACAGGATACCTACTACGAGAGGTAAATTTGACTGTCGATTTCCGTCATATAGTATTAAAACCCTTGTTTTGTACTGCGATTATGGCGACCCTTCTCCTCCCACCCATGATTTGGTTAGAAAATCATCTTACCTCTACCTCACGTTTTTTGCATCTAGGGACTATTATCATTATAGGAACGATGGGGGTAGCTATTTATACTGCCCTTGCTTTTTCTTTTCGTTTGATCACGTCTCAGGATATTGCAACACTCCCCTTTGGCAGGAGGGCACTGATTTGGTGGAGAGGAAAATAA
- a CDS encoding putative polysaccharide biosynthesis protein, with protein sequence MARSLVHGTVFLLIATLITRVLGVVFQIALRHMTDDAVIGMYTDAVYIYNIVHIIATAGIPVTISKFIAEQLERKDLYSVNRTFRAAMSILFLTAGFAAILFWFGAPYLPALNGLDDSVHILSLTILLVPPLSVLRGYFQAHQRMEPTAVSQIVEQIVRIIFMIVVVNQLKQMGSSREILSAGSMSGALGGAFVAFLLLVVWYRKERQPITYTPISVRSVPSYLYRSRSRERAPLMTIAYKLIKHTWPITLVAVAQPLLQTIDTFSFEYLLPETGIPKTEFHIKTQAGIYRRGDPYVNAMNILATALAINLIPTLARHSAKNRQNLIRRTIEQTWSTITMSSLPMATMIALLAPHLVTIIAKDPRGSFFLAILVTAGIFGNVSLVSSSILQGLGYNRIPIRHLLFAIALKLSGNFALIPYLGGVEGAAWATLIAYAIQCGLNVGYIIREKKLSPNLRNIIVKPILCTTVMSLILFVPLLFLENSLPFPHKKMYDCIIVLSIGCLGLFIYMGMIFRLKMITKENILSFPLGKKIISKWDKLWG encoded by the coding sequence TTGGCACGCAGTCTTGTTCATGGCACCGTTTTTCTCCTTATAGCAACATTGATCACCAGGGTTCTGGGAGTAGTTTTCCAAATCGCCCTGCGTCACATGACGGATGATGCAGTCATAGGTATGTATACAGATGCTGTTTACATATACAATATTGTCCATATTATTGCTACCGCGGGTATACCTGTCACGATTTCCAAGTTCATTGCAGAGCAACTGGAACGGAAGGATCTCTATAGTGTGAATCGCACCTTCCGGGCTGCTATGTCCATTCTTTTCCTTACAGCCGGTTTTGCTGCTATCCTCTTTTGGTTTGGTGCGCCCTATCTACCAGCATTGAATGGGCTTGATGATTCCGTACATATTCTGTCCCTAACCATACTCCTTGTACCCCCACTTTCTGTACTCCGTGGCTATTTTCAGGCCCATCAGCGTATGGAACCCACGGCCGTCTCCCAAATTGTTGAACAAATCGTGAGGATTATATTTATGATCGTGGTAGTGAACCAATTGAAACAAATGGGTTCGAGCAGGGAAATACTCAGTGCAGGATCCATGTCAGGAGCACTAGGAGGGGCGTTCGTGGCCTTTCTATTGCTCGTTGTCTGGTATCGGAAGGAACGTCAACCCATAACCTACACGCCAATATCTGTTCGATCTGTTCCCAGTTACCTCTATCGGAGTAGAAGCCGGGAACGAGCTCCCCTCATGACTATAGCCTATAAGTTGATTAAACACACATGGCCCATCACATTGGTTGCAGTGGCCCAACCCCTCCTACAAACCATAGACACTTTTTCTTTTGAGTATCTCCTTCCCGAAACAGGAATCCCAAAAACGGAATTTCATATAAAAACACAAGCAGGGATTTACCGACGGGGTGATCCCTATGTAAATGCTATGAACATTCTTGCAACGGCATTGGCTATCAACCTTATTCCTACCCTGGCTCGGCATTCCGCCAAAAACAGACAGAATCTCATTCGTCGTACTATTGAACAAACTTGGTCCACAATCACAATGAGTAGCCTGCCCATGGCAACGATGATAGCCTTATTGGCCCCTCATTTGGTTACTATCATAGCCAAGGATCCACGTGGTTCCTTTTTTTTGGCTATTTTGGTTACCGCCGGAATTTTTGGCAACGTTTCTTTGGTTAGCTCAAGTATACTGCAGGGGCTGGGGTACAATCGCATACCCATTCGGCATCTTCTATTTGCCATTGCTCTTAAACTATCGGGTAACTTCGCCCTCATTCCCTACCTTGGTGGTGTAGAGGGGGCGGCATGGGCCACACTAATAGCCTATGCCATTCAATGTGGCCTTAATGTTGGTTACATCATTCGTGAAAAGAAACTATCCCCCAATTTGCGGAATATCATCGTCAAACCCATCCTATGTACCACGGTAATGTCCCTGATCCTATTCGTTCCGTTGCTATTCCTTGAAAACAGTTTACCTTTCCCCCATAAAAAAATGTACGATTGTATTATCGTACTTAGCATAGGTTGTTTGGGATTGTTTATCTATATGGGAATGATTTTCCGTTTGAAAATGATCACAAAGGAAAACATCCTATCCTTCCCTCTTGGTAAAAAAATAATTTCTAAATGGGATAAATTATGGGGATAA